DNA from Brachyspira aalborgi:
AAAAAGAAAATAGGCGAACTCTATTCGGGAATTTCGCATGGAGCGGGAGCTTTACTTTCGATTGCGGGCTTTGTCCTTATGATTATAAAAGTTTATAGTAATAAAAATGCCATTCTTCCCGTGATAATTTACGGAGTCGGAATAATACTTTTATATACTTTCAGTTCTTTATATCATTTTCTGCCAAACGGAAAAGCTAAAAATATTTTTCGTAAATTTGACCATATAAGCATATATGTTTTTATAGCGGCGACTTATACGCCATTATGCGTTTTTTCACTTCCAAGAAATATTGGACTTTTGATTTTAACAGTTATATGGACATGCGCAATAATCGGCGTTATATCAAATACAATTTTAATTTATAAAAGTCCAATTCTTACGATAATTTTGTATATTTCAATGGGTTGGATAATAGCGTTTGCTTTTAAACCTTTGCTTCAAGAATTTGAAATATTAAAATTAAATTGGCTAATTTGGGGCGGAATATTTTACACAATAGGAGCTTTTTTATACGCTTTGGGAAAAAAGTTTAATGATAAGACAAAACAATTTACTCATGATATTTTTCATATATTTGTTTTAATGGGTTCATTTTCTCATTATTGGTTTTTATATAGATATGTTATAGCTTGAGTTTAACTACAAACTCATAAAATCGTATCAAATTTATTTTTTTAATAACCTCACTAAAATTTTCTATTGAAAAATATATATTAATACAATATACTAAAAAATAGTAATAAAAATACTTGAGGTTTAAAGTATGAGAAAAATTAAAAACAATAATGACAAAAAAGATAATTTACTTTCGCTCGGCAAATCATATTGCAAAAATAAAGAATACGAAAAAGCTATAAAAACTCTTTTAGAATTTGCAAAATTAAATCCTAATAACTCCGAATGCTTATATTATTTAGGGCGTTCGTATAATGAAACAGACGAATACGATAAAGCGATAAAATATTTATTAAAGTCTATAAAATTAAATTCAAACGATTATATTGCTTTGCATTGGTTGGGACGCTCATATTTTGAAAATGACGAATATAAAAAGGCAATAAAATATTTATCGAAAGCTATAAAATTAAATAGCAAAAATAAAACCGTAGAACCTTATAACGATTATAGTTTATATTGGCTTGGTTGTTCATATTGTAAAAATAATCAATTTAGAGAGGCAATAAATACTTTGTCTAAATTAATAAAATTAGAGCCAAAGGAATATCTTAACTTTCATTGGTTAGGATGTTCTTATTATGGAAATGAAGAATACGATAAAGCAATAGAATATTTACTAAAAGCGATTGAATTAAATCCTGACGATTTTTTAAATTTTCATTGGTTAGGTTGCTCATATTTTGAAATTGGAGATTATAAAAATGCTATAAAAATTTTATTAAAATCCATAGAATTGAATTTTGATTATTATCCTAATTATAATTGGCTTGGTTGTTCGTATTACGAAATCGGAGAATATAAACAAGCTATAAAATCTCTTAAAAGAGCGTTAGAATTAAATAAAGAAGATAGCAGTAATTGGTATTGGTTAATTCTTTCGTATCATAAAAATAAACAATTTGAAAAT
Protein-coding regions in this window:
- the trhA gene encoding PAQR family membrane homeostasis protein TrhA gives rise to the protein MENSILYNNNVEDNIKKSKKSKVAKKKIGELYSGISHGAGALLSIAGFVLMIIKVYSNKNAILPVIIYGVGIILLYTFSSLYHFLPNGKAKNIFRKFDHISIYVFIAATYTPLCVFSLPRNIGLLILTVIWTCAIIGVISNTILIYKSPILTIILYISMGWIIAFAFKPLLQEFEILKLNWLIWGGIFYTIGAFLYALGKKFNDKTKQFTHDIFHIFVLMGSFSHYWFLYRYVIA